From one Rhodamnia argentea isolate NSW1041297 chromosome 1, ASM2092103v1, whole genome shotgun sequence genomic stretch:
- the LOC125316395 gene encoding germin-like protein subfamily 1 member 20 isoform X1 codes for MTNSAWLSASLALLALALSFADAYDPSPLQDICVAVQEPKNACKLVFPFLVFVNGKFCKNPALTTANDFLFSGLQVPRSTANPLGSTVTTVFVDQLPGLNTLGISMVRIDFGIGGLNPPHFHPRGSEILLVLEGTLYAGFVTSNQLNNTFFEKVLRPGDVFVFPFGMIHFQLNVGKTNAVAIAGLSSQNPGVTTVANDLFNAKPPISPVVLAKGFQVDEKLVETLQKKFWYDN; via the exons atgacGAATAGTGCTTGGCTTTCTGCCAGTTTGGCACTCTTGGCTCTGGCACTGTCCTTTGCCGATGCCTACGACCCAAGTCCCCTGCAGGACATCTGTGTAGCAGTCCAAGAACCCAAGAATGCTTGTAAGCTTGTCTTTCCCTTCCTTG tgtttgtgaatggaaagttctgCAAGAACCCCGCTCTTACCACGGCGAACGACTTCCTCTTTTCTGGCCTCCAAGTTCCTAGAAGCACGGCCAATCCACTGGGCTCCACAGTCACCACAGTGTTCGTGGACCAGCTACCAGGACTCAACACTCTCGGCATTTCCATGGTTCGTATTGACTTTGGAATAGGTGGTTTAAATCCTCCGCACTTTCACCCTCGTGGCTCCGAGATTTTGCTCGTCCTGGAGGGCACCCTCTATGCAGGCTTTGTCACGTCCAACCAACTGAACAATACTTTCTTTGAGAAAGTCCTCCGCCCCGGAGACGTCTTTGTTTTCCCGTTCGGGATGATTCACTTCCAGCTCAATGTTGGAAAGACCAATGCAGTCGCGATTGCGGGTCTTAGCAGCCAAAACCCAGGAGTCACCACGGTCGCTAATGACCTGTTCAATGCGAAACCTCCTATTTCCCCTGTGGTACTAGCCAAGGGGTTCCAGGTGGATGAGAAGCTCGTTGAGACACTTCAGAAGAAGTTCTGGTACGACAATTAG
- the LOC125316395 gene encoding germin-like protein subfamily 1 member 20 isoform X2, translated as MTNSAWLSASLALLALALSFADAYDPSPLQDICVAVQEPKNALFVNGKFCKNPALTTANDFLFSGLQVPRSTANPLGSTVTTVFVDQLPGLNTLGISMVRIDFGIGGLNPPHFHPRGSEILLVLEGTLYAGFVTSNQLNNTFFEKVLRPGDVFVFPFGMIHFQLNVGKTNAVAIAGLSSQNPGVTTVANDLFNAKPPISPVVLAKGFQVDEKLVETLQKKFWYDN; from the exons atgacGAATAGTGCTTGGCTTTCTGCCAGTTTGGCACTCTTGGCTCTGGCACTGTCCTTTGCCGATGCCTACGACCCAAGTCCCCTGCAGGACATCTGTGTAGCAGTCCAAGAACCCAAGAATGCTT tgtttgtgaatggaaagttctgCAAGAACCCCGCTCTTACCACGGCGAACGACTTCCTCTTTTCTGGCCTCCAAGTTCCTAGAAGCACGGCCAATCCACTGGGCTCCACAGTCACCACAGTGTTCGTGGACCAGCTACCAGGACTCAACACTCTCGGCATTTCCATGGTTCGTATTGACTTTGGAATAGGTGGTTTAAATCCTCCGCACTTTCACCCTCGTGGCTCCGAGATTTTGCTCGTCCTGGAGGGCACCCTCTATGCAGGCTTTGTCACGTCCAACCAACTGAACAATACTTTCTTTGAGAAAGTCCTCCGCCCCGGAGACGTCTTTGTTTTCCCGTTCGGGATGATTCACTTCCAGCTCAATGTTGGAAAGACCAATGCAGTCGCGATTGCGGGTCTTAGCAGCCAAAACCCAGGAGTCACCACGGTCGCTAATGACCTGTTCAATGCGAAACCTCCTATTTCCCCTGTGGTACTAGCCAAGGGGTTCCAGGTGGATGAGAAGCTCGTTGAGACACTTCAGAAGAAGTTCTGGTACGACAATTAG